Within the Arachis duranensis cultivar V14167 chromosome 10, aradu.V14167.gnm2.J7QH, whole genome shotgun sequence genome, the region ATTTTACGCAAATCATCCAAAATGAAAAATGTAACGTGAATCACCTTAATCACATCTCTATGTAAATCGAATGAGGCATACTagatttagctttctatataaataaaaatagtctagtTCGATTTATATACATTAGCATGTTATCCTAGTAGATCTAATCAGGTTGTTTCgatttatgcatgcatacatgCTATCCTAGTAAATCTAATAAGAGTGATTAGATTTACACATGCATAGATCGAAATAAGATGATTAGATTTACATAGATAACTAAATCTAGTCTAGTTCATTCGATTTACTTAGAAAAGTAATTAGGGAGATCCATATAacattttttcataaccataattttttattcatttgataatttaaataattatcaatAACTTTACATTACTCATATACGGTTTTTACCTTATTCGATTCTCCATATTTATGGATACACTAAATTTTcgtattcattttttttgttttagttaaatttaaaattttaaacattatttTAGATTAGTAGCATATacgaacaaaaaattattaatttctaaaaaaatcgATGTAGTTTAAAATTGTTCATTTGAAACTAatacattatttttataaaaaccaacacatttaaattagtattcaaacaaaaaaaattagtattaaaaaagaatagaaaattataaaaaaattaaaaattttaataaattttatttgaacatatataattaaaaatttaaatgtgttggtttatataaatataatgagTTGGTGGTTTTAAATGGACAATTTTAATTCACTAATTTTACgtaaattcatatatttttctaaaaattagtaattttttacgTGTAcactaataatttaaaattgatgtttatctctattgtaatttgaaaccatttattttaaatagttCAGtacaaataaacataaaaaaagttattaatcggatcaaatattattttctcCAAGAGAACctatttagtttatttaataggataaaatattattttggttcTCAATGTTTTGACCAAATTCTAATTTGGTCCTTAATGTTTCAAACGTCatacttcaataaaaaaaatttcaaatctcCTATTTCAAtcccaaaaaatatttaagtagATTTAATGTTGTCCCATCATTAAATTTGACACAAACAATTTGCATATTgaataactaataatattctatttcAGTATATAAGTAATATCGATTTACCAACGGTCACTAATATAAaagtttttcttttgattttgaagtGTTCATGATTGattattaagatttaaaattttgtaccaaaaaaatgagaaaaaatgttataaaaagattttggcTATATTTGTTTTAATATATAGGAGAAGATATGACTTAATTAGTAACATTATTAACGTCTATATCACTTATTTTATTAACTATTAgtgttaaatttaataataaaattatattaaatctgtttaaaatttgttgaaatgaaaatagtatttaaaatgttaaaggctaaattaaaatttgttccaaatataaaaaaccaaaaatattactttatgAAGAAAAGAGTGTGGCACGATTCTTtactatattatattaatacttAATAGATATATAAAACTTAGTTCCATTTGTTGTGTGTGGGTTGAATTTCTCAGcctaaatcataaaaaaaataaaaaataaaaaagagtatCAATTTAACAATTATGGTTTCACAGTTTGTAATCTCATAAAATAATGCTAGccaaaaattatacaaaaataatgCACTGAAAAATCATTCATTATTCTCAAACTAATATAAGAAAAATCATGTACCAAAAAGGTCTATTAACCGTGTAATAAGGAAATCAgccaaaccaaaaacaaaaggtcatgacaaaaaaaaatatatcgaAAACATAAGGTAAACCATCCAAGAAACCAACGACCAAGCCACCAAGCCTCGCCACCAACAAGGGAAGCTTGTGTCAAGAGGCAGCAGGATGTAATTTCCATAAATCATACCTCGTGGAACGCAAAATTTGGTACACACCTCACAATGCTTTTCATTATAAGCACATGTTACGTAATGCTGGATTTGTTTGATGAGACTAAGACATTAATACATAGATATGGTGGTACATGTCTATTATTTGTTTGCTAAGACACAAATTTTTGAAGGATACGATGACACACAAACATACATAAAATACATGTATTTggtatcttttaaaaaagatgagACACAGAGACATATTGATAAAACACAAATATTTACTCTTTTATCCTTAGTAATTTATTCTTGTCCTTATTCCATTGGTGATAATATAAGGATAAAATTGATATTTAGTTTATATTGTGTGTCTTGTCCAATATCaccaaacataataaaaaatttgtgtatCTTTGTGTATATGTCTTTTTGTGTATTTGTGTCTGTGTTAATGTATTTGAAATACAATAAACAAACGCAACCTAAAAGACCACATtcatctatatttttaaattaatattttgatggtatagatTTAATATACACCAGTGTACTAGTAAAATACACTGGCACAGGTgaaattttttctataatataatataatatataatatagttatattttaattttaattttaatattttaattttaatataattaaaaaatgttatgtTGCACATTTTGATTGTTAAAGTTATAATTAttcattgataatgataatgatatataaaagagatagagtggttgaaggaatgagagagatagataaagagagagggaggaggggagaactctttaattttggagaaaaatatttgattttaattgcaATGAGGAAATGACATATGAgacattttggttgtaaaattagtaggAAGAAAGatagaattctttaattttggagtgaaaaaattgatttcaattgtaataagaaagtgacatgtgacacattttaattgtaaaattagatatatataatagatattttgtatgtttttttttaggatttgaaTGATTGTTTATCTTAtgttttggtgttttttttagttttgacgttcatttttaaaaaaaattagaatttgtgcaataaataataaaagatgaattaaaataaaaagaggtAATCAATAgtcattaattttgtatttttaaaaaataaaatttaataattaataattagtgataattaattaatataaaatgtaGTTTAAATATACATGTTGGCTTGTTCTATACCTTTCTTGATTCCCAAGTAGAATTCATGTTAAAAAGATtactatttttatgttattaataacATGGTTGGTTTAGGTTGAACCGTTGAGGCGGTGTCCCTCAACGACGTCCCTAAAAAGTAAAAACGACTAACTCACCGTCCATAGGGGCGCCTGCATTTCAGACCCCTTACACCTTTTCAGCGTGTCAAATAATACTGGAACGCTGAGAGTGATAGTGGCGCAACGCTTTTAGCATCACTCAATACTCATCAGCTTCAGGTGTTGCTTTGCTCACCTCACCTCTCATTCATCCATGCAATGCATTCTTATTCATATTATAATAAtgcgatgatgatgatgatgatgataatatatttataattcttAAATGCAAAACAAAGATTAATAGCAACTCTAATTCATTACTGTTGTTTTGCGTTTCAACTTCCTATTTTCGCTTTCTCTGTCATTTCCTTGTATTTGGAAACGATGATTCGCTCTTGCGATTCTAACGGAAATTAAAATGGTGTCAATGCAAGATGTTTGATGTTATGTACCAATGTCCCCTCTCCTCTCACGAGAACCAGCAAAATTAAGGAAAACGAGGAAATCGATTGGTGAATGCTTCGTGTAATGGAACTGAATGACATTTTTGGAATCAACTTGCAGCTGAATGTGCAGTATTTGTGTTACTGAAAACGATTTATTGAGTCTTGATGACTCTGATCTTGTTTTCAATTATATTGATTATAAGAAATCAGTTTTGTTGTTGTGACCAggttttctgctgttttttactttttttttttctctgcaTTGTTTGTTGGACTAGAAGAGATAAAGTGTTTCAAAATTACCTAATTATATTGTTGAACAAGATCGTTTGAATTAGCTCGTGCCTCTCAATATTTATGAAATCAAATAACGTCTTATGAACTGCTCTATGCTATATGTATGTCAAGTTTCCAATGCATTTATTGCAATGATTTTTATTGCATTTATTGTAATGGTTTCCaaagttaataattttgtaagCTTCAATGCAATTGGAactttgaaatatttatttttcctttcaaaGTTCAAGACCTTATCTTAGCCAAACCcacaatttattatttgaaaataattgtaATCACATCACATTGCAGGTAAAAACTGAATCATGGCTGATGGTAGTGCTGATCCTTTTCCAGAGTTGGGAAAAGTGTATAGAGTGAAATCTAATCGACAGAACAAGAAAGGAGCTAACGATATCAAATTCAATTCTAAACAAAATGCTGACTCTAGGCAGCCACAGAACCAACCCGGTGGAAGTGCTCCAAGACCTTGGTTTCCTCAGAATTTTGGTTCAAATGCATGGGGAAATCCAAATGCACCTCACAAATTGGTGAACCAGGGCAGTGACAAATCAGCAGGTTTTAACAGCAGCAAAGTGGTGGACAAGAGCAATTCCCAAAAGAACGTGGCATGTGGAAATGGAGTTTATTGTGAAATAAGTGATGAAGAAACCGTTGAAAGTGAGTCTGAAATTGTGTTTGATAGTGATGATGATCTTTCTTTAGATGGCAACGATGAAGATACTCTTGAGATAAGCCATGAAGGGTGCAAGAAAAGCAAGTGGTTCAGAAATTTCTTTGACAAATTAGATAGAATGACCACTGAACAAATCAATTCACAAGAGATGTCATTGCATTGCCCTGCATGCCAAGGGGGTGTTGGGGCTATTGATTGGTACCAAGGGCTACAGCCCCTTCTGATTCATTCAAGGACAATACAATCAAGGAGGGCAAGGCTGCACCGAGTGTTTGCCGACACTTTGGAGGAGGAGTGCAACAGGAAAAGAATTCCATTGAGGGCAGCTAACGAAGCTTATGGTAAATGGGAGGGCCTTGATAAGAAAGTAAAGGATCATGAAATAGTTTGGCCTCCAATGGTTGTCATCATGAATACAAGACATGAGCAAGATGAAAACAATAAGGTATACAACTTCATTGCGTTGTTTTCTAATAGGAGATGGATATAGTCTTACTATTttgcttttatttatatttacatCACACTGCTAAAGTATTTGATTCAAAATATTGTTGCATTGAATACTCCAAATTAACAGTTATTTAGTCCCTTGTTTGtcgaatttaaattattattttgtggtTTGACTTATGTGAATTGAATTATAGTGGTATGGAATGGGGAATCAAGAGCTCCTTGATTGCTTCAGTAACTATGCTGCACAAAAGGCTAGGCACTCATATGGTCCACAAGGACACCGGGGGATGAGTATGTTGATTTTTGATGCATCACCAGCAGGTTATTTAGAAGCTGTGCGCCTCCACAAGCATTTCAAAGAGCAGGGAAGGGACAAGGAGGCATGGAACCGATGTCAGAATCCAATTGTTCCAGGTGGGAAGCGCCAACTTTATGGCTACTTGGCTTCTAGAGAAGATATGGATATTTTCAACTGGCACTGTGCAGGtcttttttactttctttcaACATCATTCTTTATTTCATCTCACCGGTTTCTAATCTTAACTCTTATTATCAGGGTGTTTGGATAACTAAGATGAGACAAAATTGAATTGAACTGAATCTTAtactattatttaatttcaagtcAAGAAATTGAATTCTAATTGTTGATTTACTTTTGAACTGTATGAAGCAATCTAATTCCTTGAAGAACTGAATTATATGCTgttaatttcaaatcaaataattaagttttaatttttgaatgacTTCATTTCCTAAGAAAGGTTCTGAAATGAATTTAAGATGAACTTGAAATCTCAATTTATTATATTCATACTCTGTGTTTTGCTATTTGTATCTTTTAACTACTGTGGGTATCTACATAACTATTTCAGGAAAGTCAAAATTGAAGTTTGAAATGAGATCATACCAAGGCACAGTAGAGAGCAAGATAAAGCATATAAATGATGATAGTCGATTGCTTGGATATTTTAAGGATAAGATAGCTAAAGAACAATTGAAATCAAAAGTTCTTGAAGAGTCTTTATCTAGAATGACTGGAAAATTACGCATCACAATGGAAGAAAACCGTGTTATGAGGGAGCGTGTTAAAGAACATCATCAAGAGAGCACAGAGGAGGTACCATGTTATGAGACTGAAATTGGACTACTATTATTCTTAGTGTTCATTTGTTTGTCTAAGAAGATAACTTGATTCTTTTCGTGAAACAGCGATACCAACGAAATCCAATTTGAAATGCCTCTGAGTTGCTTGATTGTGATATTGTTTGTCAAAGGAAATGTTAAAAAATTGAcacttttcttggtgatgaataaaaattttcttCTAGAGCTGATTTTTTTTTCCTACCCCCTTATAATATTGTTTTTCTAGATGGATGCACAAGAGATATTTTTCAAACAGCAACTCCAAATCATAGAGCAAGCTATAGTTTCAAAAGAAGATGACTATGACGTTTTGCAGCAAGCAAGGCTAGAAAAAGGGGTAGAGGAAAACATACATAGGTAATCATCTTGCTTTCctcttattatattataaattattctaagcttctctcaaaatctgTTTTAGTTTATCACTCTTTTAGTCTTTGATGACACATATTTTCTGTAAGTAATACTAGgtagtcaatttttttttttagccaACATCAGCTAATGTTTTACAAATTagtttatatacatatatatataaaccctaaatcataaacccttaCTTGTAGcctctaaattataaatcttaaaacaaaattgactgatattaactaactaaaaattgcTTACCcatactttttctttctgtATATAAGGGTATGTCTGGCTATAAGTAAAATTGAGTTGAAAATATTTAACGAATAACTttgatatataaaattttagactTGTATGTAAAAATTTACACCTTAATATACCTTGATGTGTGATCTATTTTGGCATTTCTCAAATCAAATATATTTGTCTGTGTCAACAGTGTTGAGAAAGTCATTGGTTTCCTAAGTGTTGAAGAGAGCAGGATGAAGCAATTTGGGGAGGTGAGAATTAAT harbors:
- the LOC107468769 gene encoding protein SUPPRESSOR OF GENE SILENCING 3-like — encoded protein: MADGSADPFPELGKVYRVKSNRQNKKGANDIKFNSKQNADSRQPQNQPGGSAPRPWFPQNFGSNAWGNPNAPHKLVNQGSDKSAGFNSSKVVDKSNSQKNVACGNGVYCEISDEETVESESEIVFDSDDDLSLDGNDEDTLEISHEGCKKSKWFRNFFDKLDRMTTEQINSQEMSLHCPACQGGVGAIDWYQGLQPLLIHSRTIQSRRARLHRVFADTLEEECNRKRIPLRAANEAYGKWEGLDKKVKDHEIVWPPMVVIMNTRHEQDENNKWYGMGNQELLDCFSNYAAQKARHSYGPQGHRGMSMLIFDASPAGYLEAVRLHKHFKEQGRDKEAWNRCQNPIVPGGKRQLYGYLASREDMDIFNWHCAGKSKLKFEMRSYQGTVESKIKHINDDSRLLGYFKDKIAKEQLKSKVLEESLSRMTGKLRITMEENRVMRERVKEHHQESTEEMDAQEIFFKQQLQIIEQAIVSKEDDYDVLQQARLEKGVEENIHSVEKVIGFLSVEESRMKQFGEVRINIAKIYHQKMMALRKKQFEEQLELVKDLENELTQLLDNASAISQEENSQK